One genomic segment of Oleidesulfovibrio alaskensis DSM 16109 includes these proteins:
- a CDS encoding sigma-54 interaction domain-containing protein → MTGTSSCSDLVAEVVATISEGLMLVSPQGKIEMVNPALERLTGYSAAELTGQPCTVLGCGACDEARRGASGWCRLFERGTESSRRCDIVRKDGVRVPVSKNARVVRKDGRVAGAVETFTDMSEVVERDRRIEALARMLDRADGFAGMVGVSPAMQRVYRIVERAADSDAPVLILGPSGCGKELAARAVHDLGHRANGPYVPLNCSALNESLLESELFGHARGSFSGAVRDRQGRFEAAHGGDLFLDEVGDLPLATQVKLLRVLETKHIERVGENRSRAVDVRIICATHRDLGSLVRTGQFREDLLFRINVIPVVLPALRQRAEDIPLLAAHFVAGIRQRTGKDIEGFTPDAMHRLTAYDWPGNVRELRSAVEYAFVLADRGRLGVEHLPAHITGTRAECCPQTLHVASFAGEDLAAQQAEQRNQEHDELLRALRRTGGNMAAAARLLGVHRGTVRNRMLKYGMNLRKEIRDGTTEG, encoded by the coding sequence ATGACCGGAACATCATCATGCAGCGATCTGGTGGCCGAAGTGGTTGCCACCATTAGTGAGGGGCTGATGCTTGTTTCTCCGCAGGGCAAGATAGAAATGGTCAATCCCGCGCTGGAGCGCCTGACGGGATATTCCGCTGCGGAGCTGACGGGGCAGCCGTGCACTGTGCTGGGCTGCGGTGCGTGCGATGAAGCGCGGCGCGGTGCTTCCGGCTGGTGCCGGTTGTTTGAACGCGGGACCGAGAGCAGCCGCCGGTGTGATATTGTGCGCAAAGACGGTGTGCGGGTGCCGGTTTCAAAAAATGCCCGCGTGGTGCGCAAGGACGGCCGTGTTGCAGGAGCGGTGGAAACGTTTACCGACATGAGCGAAGTTGTGGAGCGTGACAGGCGCATCGAGGCGCTGGCACGCATGCTGGACAGGGCTGACGGATTTGCCGGTATGGTGGGTGTTTCTCCGGCCATGCAGCGTGTTTACCGCATCGTGGAACGCGCTGCGGACAGCGATGCGCCGGTGCTCATACTGGGGCCGTCCGGCTGCGGCAAAGAGCTTGCCGCACGGGCTGTGCACGATCTGGGACACCGGGCAAACGGCCCGTATGTGCCGCTTAACTGCTCAGCCCTGAATGAATCTTTGCTGGAAAGTGAACTGTTCGGGCACGCCAGAGGTTCGTTCAGCGGGGCAGTACGCGACAGACAAGGCCGTTTTGAGGCAGCGCACGGGGGAGACCTTTTTCTGGATGAAGTGGGTGATCTGCCCCTTGCCACGCAGGTCAAGCTGCTGCGCGTGCTTGAGACAAAGCATATCGAGCGGGTGGGGGAAAACAGGTCGCGGGCGGTTGATGTACGGATCATCTGTGCCACTCATAGAGATCTCGGCAGCCTTGTCCGGACAGGACAGTTCCGCGAAGACCTGCTGTTCCGCATCAACGTCATTCCCGTGGTACTGCCTGCGCTGCGTCAGCGCGCGGAAGATATTCCGCTGCTGGCAGCGCATTTTGTTGCGGGTATCCGGCAGAGAACAGGCAAGGATATCGAAGGGTTTACTCCTGATGCCATGCACCGCCTGACAGCCTACGACTGGCCGGGCAATGTGCGCGAACTGCGCAGCGCCGTTGAGTATGCCTTTGTGCTGGCTGACCGCGGGCGGCTGGGGGTGGAACATCTGCCGGCACACATCACGGGAACCCGTGCGGAGTGTTGTCCTCAGACTCTGCATGTAGCTTCCTTTGCCGGGGAGGATCTGGCTGCACAGCAAGCGGAACAGCGGAATCAGGAACACGATGAGCTGCTGCGGGCACTGCGCCGGACCGGTGGCAATATGGCTGCAGCGGCGCGCCTGCTGGGCGTGCACAGAGGCACGGTGCGTAACAGAATGCTGAAATACGGCATGAACCTGCGTAAGGAAATACGTGACGGAACCACTG
- a CDS encoding 4Fe-4S dicluster domain-containing protein translates to MAACASALPSSADAAQTDSAPAAGTAQPMATLFDLSRCEGCGACVDACTERNARKYPQPRHPFPAMFPARVRAEDWSDKKEVTDRLTPYNWLTIQHVSVTYKEKTYELHIPRRCMHCDNPLCANLCPWGAAYKENSGTVRIDDDICLGGAKCRQVCPWDIPQRQTGVGLYLDLLPRFAGNGVMYKCDRCHDSVKQGALPACVEACPLGVQEYGPRDAIISKARKLAQATDGYLYGLDEAGGTSTIYVSPVPFDLLNTSLTRSAGHPDFPPVQPVLQPQKHLAGALMVAPLAGMAAGALKILGTLRKERDSGHAPAAAHNKEQDHE, encoded by the coding sequence ATGGCTGCCTGCGCATCCGCACTGCCTTCCTCTGCGGATGCGGCGCAGACAGACTCCGCCCCCGCTGCCGGTACAGCACAGCCCATGGCAACGTTGTTCGATCTGTCCCGCTGCGAAGGCTGCGGCGCCTGCGTCGACGCATGCACGGAACGCAACGCCCGCAAATACCCGCAGCCACGGCATCCTTTTCCTGCCATGTTTCCCGCCCGTGTCCGGGCGGAGGACTGGTCGGACAAAAAAGAGGTGACGGACAGACTGACACCCTACAACTGGCTCACAATACAGCATGTATCTGTAACATATAAAGAAAAGACGTACGAACTGCACATTCCGCGCCGCTGCATGCACTGCGACAACCCGCTGTGCGCCAATCTGTGCCCGTGGGGGGCCGCCTACAAAGAAAACTCGGGGACGGTCCGCATTGATGACGATATCTGTCTGGGCGGGGCCAAATGCCGTCAGGTCTGCCCGTGGGACATTCCCCAGCGCCAGACCGGCGTGGGGCTGTACCTTGACCTGCTGCCGCGATTTGCCGGAAACGGTGTCATGTACAAATGCGACCGCTGCCACGACAGCGTAAAACAGGGAGCGCTGCCCGCCTGTGTGGAAGCCTGTCCGCTGGGAGTGCAGGAGTACGGCCCGCGTGACGCAATTATCAGCAAAGCGCGCAAGCTGGCGCAGGCAACTGACGGCTATCTGTACGGACTGGATGAAGCGGGCGGCACCAGCACCATCTATGTTTCTCCCGTTCCCTTTGATCTGCTGAACACTTCGCTGACCCGAAGTGCCGGACACCCTGATTTTCCGCCGGTGCAACCCGTACTGCAACCCCAGAAGCACCTTGCGGGAGCCCTGATGGTTGCTCCGCTGGCGGGCATGGCCGCAGGAGCGTTAAAAATACTCGGGACACTGCGGAAAGAGCGTGACTCCGGTCATGCTCCGGCAGCCGCGCACAATAAGGAACAGGACCATGAATAA